A single region of the Lycium barbarum isolate Lr01 chromosome 2, ASM1917538v2, whole genome shotgun sequence genome encodes:
- the LOC132629000 gene encoding uncharacterized protein LOC132629000 yields MRQEQSIQVAFVKPDNKAKLQHKIRLKASIEVVRLLLNQGLAFRGHREDESSLNKGNFLEILSWYAKRCDKISDLVLKKAPKNNQLTSHKIQKDINTACKLETIKAIMEDLNGDYFSLLVDESCDVSRKEQMAIVLRYVDRWGSVVERFIGIVHVRNTSALCLKEAIVNYLAQHSSSLSNIHGQCYDGASNMQGRLSGLKILIQQESRSAHAIHCFAHQLQLTLVVVSKKMSSGWRTCIVGF; encoded by the coding sequence ATGCGACAAGAACAGTCAATTCAAGTTGCGTTTGTAAAGCCGGATAATAAAGCTAAGCTTCAACACAAAATTCGTTTAAAGGCTTCAATTGAGGTGGTGAGACTCCTCTTGAATCAAGGATTGGCATTTCGTGGACATCGTGAAGATGAATCATCATTAAACAAGGGTAACTTTCTTGAAATTCTTTCATGGTATGCAAAGCGGTGTGATAAAATTAGTGATCTTGTGTTGAAGAAGGCTCCAAAAAACAATCAGTTGACTTCTCATAAAATTCAAAAAGATATTAACACCGCATGTAAGTTGGAAACAATTAAAGCTATTATGGAGGACCTAAATGGTGACTATTTCTCACTGCTAGTTGACGAATCTTGTGATGTGTCACGTAAGGAGCAAATGGCAATTGTTTTGCGATATGTTGATAGATGGGGATCCGTGGTGGAACGCTTTATTGGGATTGTTCATGTTCGTAATACTAGTGCTCTATGTTTAAAAGAAGCAATTGTTAACTACCTTGCTCAACATTCTTCGAGTTTATCTAATATACATGGACAATGCTATGATGGAGCAAGCAATATGCAAGGGCGTCTAAGTGGCCTTAAAATTTTGATTCAACAGGAAAGTAGATCAGCTCATGCGATTCATTGTTTTGCTCATCAACTTCAATTGACTCTGGTCGTGGTATCTAAAAAAATGTCTTCCGGTTGGAGAACTTGTATTGTTGGTTTCTAA